In Acaryochloris marina S15, a single genomic region encodes these proteins:
- the argJ gene encoding bifunctional glutamate N-acetyltransferase/amino-acid acetyltransferase ArgJ gives MADWQTISGGVTAPQGYRAAGMAAGLKPSGAKDLALIVSDVKAHAAGVFTTNRVKAACVTYSQDRIQTGPTEIQAILCNSGQANAGTGPQGDAAALAKAKSAAQTLGLTPEAVLIASTGVIGEQVPVDKVKAAMPKLVEQLSVEGSDQAAQAIMTTDLVPKTIALETYIGGQPVRVGGIAKGSGMIHPDMATLLVFVTCDAQVEPALWQQMIGRAADRSFNQVTVDGDTSTNDMLLALANGQSSAPAIQGGLEADQVEALVTEVCKQLAQKIARDGEGATCLIEVQVQGAADEAGAQKIAKTIAGSMLVKSAVFGRDPNWGRIAMAAGRAGVDFDATQLHIQLGDFVLMHQGTPQAFDREAASQYLHQDPVIIQVSVGDGNGKGKAWGCDLSYDYVKINAEYTT, from the coding sequence ATGGCAGATTGGCAAACCATTTCAGGCGGAGTGACCGCTCCCCAGGGATACCGCGCAGCAGGCATGGCAGCAGGCTTAAAACCATCCGGCGCGAAAGATTTGGCTCTGATTGTGTCCGATGTCAAAGCCCATGCAGCTGGGGTATTTACCACGAACCGAGTCAAAGCCGCCTGTGTCACCTATAGCCAGGACCGGATCCAAACTGGCCCCACTGAAATTCAGGCTATTTTGTGTAATTCAGGTCAGGCGAATGCTGGAACTGGTCCCCAGGGAGATGCGGCAGCGCTTGCCAAGGCGAAGAGTGCAGCTCAAACCTTAGGACTCACCCCGGAAGCGGTTCTGATTGCCTCAACCGGGGTGATTGGTGAACAAGTTCCTGTGGATAAGGTGAAAGCAGCCATGCCCAAACTGGTGGAACAGCTTTCCGTCGAGGGGTCTGATCAGGCCGCCCAGGCGATTATGACCACTGATTTAGTACCCAAAACCATTGCTTTGGAAACTTACATTGGAGGCCAACCAGTTCGGGTGGGGGGTATTGCTAAAGGTTCGGGCATGATTCATCCCGATATGGCAACTCTGTTAGTATTTGTCACCTGTGATGCCCAGGTCGAGCCAGCACTCTGGCAGCAAATGATTGGGCGGGCTGCCGATCGCAGTTTTAATCAAGTCACGGTGGATGGGGATACCAGCACCAACGATATGCTGCTGGCCCTGGCGAATGGTCAATCTTCTGCTCCAGCCATACAGGGAGGTCTTGAAGCCGATCAAGTGGAAGCTCTGGTGACAGAAGTTTGTAAGCAGTTGGCGCAAAAAATCGCTCGGGATGGAGAAGGGGCAACCTGTCTGATTGAAGTCCAGGTCCAAGGCGCTGCCGACGAAGCAGGAGCCCAGAAGATTGCCAAAACCATTGCTGGGTCGATGTTAGTGAAGTCGGCGGTATTTGGTCGCGACCCTAATTGGGGTCGAATCGCGATGGCAGCCGGTCGGGCAGGGGTAGATTTCGATGCGACCCAGCTCCATATCCAGTTGGGGGATTTTGTCTTGATGCATCAGGGTACGCCCCAAGCATTTGATCGGGAGGCGGCCAGCCAATATCTTCATCAAGATCCTGTGATTATTCAGGTTAGCGTCGGTGATGGTAATGGGAAGGGTAAAGCTTGGGGCTGCGATTTGAGCTATGACTACGTCAAAATCAATGCTGAATATACGACTTAA